From one Lolium rigidum isolate FL_2022 chromosome 4, APGP_CSIRO_Lrig_0.1, whole genome shotgun sequence genomic stretch:
- the LOC124708102 gene encoding mitogen-activated protein kinase 14-like isoform X1, which translates to MQQEEEGPASRSVLPFAPAVLRFALVPPRRELTSQMDFFTEYGEGNRYKIEEVIGKGSYGVVCSALDTHTGEKVAIKKINDIFEHVSDATRILREIKLLRLLRHPDIVEIKHILLPPSRREFKDIYVVFELMESDLHQVIKANDDLTPEHYQFFLYQLLRGLKYIHTANVFHRDLKPKNILANADCKLKICDFGLARVAISDTPTAIFWTDYIATRWYRAPELCGSFFSKYTPAIDIWSIGCIFAELLTGKPLFPGKNVVHQLDIITDLLGTPSPETIARIRNEKARRYLSSMRRKKPIPFTQKFPNADPFALNLLERMLAFDPKDRPSAEEALADLYFKNIASVDREPSAQPITKLEFEFERRRITKDDIRELIYREILEYHPNMLREFLEGAEPTGFMYPSAVDHFKKQFTFLEEHYAKGSTAAPPDRQHTSLPRPSVIYSDNRPQGAANITDDLSRCIIRDNAQKAQKDPSVGASRFPQAAAAAARPGKVVGSVLRNGNCSTSGTDQYEQRRVARSPGIGPNGVPSGSSYPRRNNTCKSETGEPERINVSQAGPPKPYAGNKLPATVDGRNGHW; encoded by the exons ATGCAGCAGGAGGAAGAAGGCCCTGCCTCTCGCTCTGTCCTGCCGTTTGCCCCCGCGGTTCTACGGTTCGCGCTGGTGCCGCCGCGCCGGGAGCTG ACATCTCAAATGGATTTTTTCACCGAGTATGGTGAGGGAAACCGGTACAAGATAGAGGAAGTTATAGGAAAAGGGAGTTACGGCGTGGTATGCTCTGCTCTGGATACACACACGGGTGAGAAAGTTGCTATCAAGAAGATAAACGACATCTTTGAACACGTGTCTGATGCGACACGGATACTTCGTGAGATCAAGTTGCTTAGGCTCCTAAGGCATCCGGATATTGTGGAGATCAAACacattctactccctccgtcaagGAGAGAGTTCAAGGACATATATGTTGTTTTTGAACTCATGGAGTCTGATTTGCACCAAGTGATAAAGGCTAATGATGACTTGACTCCAGAACATTATCAGTTCTTCTTGTACCAGTTGCTCAGAGGGTTGAAGTACATACATACAG CAAATGTATTTCATCGAGATCTCAAACCAAAGAATATCTTGGCGAATGCTGATTGTAAGCTGAAAATATGTGATTTTGGCCTTGCAAGGGTAGCTATAAGTGATACTCCAACAGCCATCTTTTGGACG GATTATATTGCGACAAGGTGGTACCGAGCACCTGAACTGTGTGGATCTTTCTTCTCAAAG TACACACCAGCAATAGATATATGGAGCATTGGCTGTATATTTGCAGAACTTCTAACAGGAAAACCTCTTTTCCCTGGAAAAAATGTGGTGCATCAACTGGATATAATTACAGATCTCTTGGGAACGCCTTCTCCAGAAACAATAGCTAGG ATTCGAAATGAGAAGGCCAGGCGCTATCTGAGCAGTATGAGGCGGAAAAAGCCTATACCATTCACGCAGAAGTTTCCGAATGCAGATCCATTTGCACTAAATTTGTTAGAGAGAATGCTAGCATTTGATCCAAAGGACCGGCCAAGTGCTGAAGAG GCTCTTGCTGATCTTTATTTCAAGAACATAGCTAGTGTGGACAGAGAGCCTTCTGCACAGCCCATTACTAAGCTCGAATTTGAGTTTGAGAGGAGGAGAATTACGAAGGACGACATAAGAGAACTAATATACAGAGAAATTCTGGAATATCATCCAAACATGCTGAGGGAATTCCTTGAGGGCGCTGAGCCAACTGGCTTCATGTACCCAAG TGCAGTAGATCATTTTAAAAAGCAGTTCACATTCCTTGAAGAGCATTATGCGAAGGGATCAACAGCTGCACCGCCTGACAGGCAACATACTTCGTTACCAAG GCCGAGTGTTATCTATTCTGATAACCGGCCACAAGGTGCAGCAAACATCACtgatgatctttccaggtgcataATCAGAGATAATGCACAAAAAGCACAGAAAGATCCTTCAGTTGGTGCAAGCCGATTTCCTCAAG CTGCTGCTGCGGCTGCAAGGCCTGGTAAAGTGGTTGGTTCTGTGCTTCGTAACGGTAACTGTTCAACATCTGGTACCGATCAATATGAACAGCGAAGGGTTGCCAGAAGCCCAGGAATTGGTCCCAACGGTGTTCCTTCGGGCAGCTCATACCCAAGAAGGAACAACACCTGCAAGAGCGAAACAGGTGAACCTGAAAGGATCAACGTGAGCCAAGCTGGGCCACCGAAGCCATATGCAGGAAACAAACTACCTGCTACCGTCGATGGCCGCAACGGGCACTGGTAG
- the LOC124708340 gene encoding uncharacterized protein LOC124708340, protein MDIDKSMTVGELLNMHAKKLELLNRKFIDNVDSVLRPLWSTSTTLDKFVIKFGLRREHKHYIDRWVSFSITSRAKHIALDFTSDGSSCDSGFDKYVFPLCDLSGPNGSCIMSLDLGYIFLKLPPSFCGITNLKKLTLKMVSINGGDLQLLLLSCALLESLSIEMCSDLSSLCVPQELSQLQYLRVRYCGMKMLELHAPNLTKFEFDDSLMHTVLSESSKLSEAIFVSNLRVLNGYDDVLDDIFTELPAALPHMDTLLLLLTSSQVQRFSNTRDSFICLRHLNMNLNISLYPDDDSWVMGFVNLLELAPLLEELELHMDHYGHCSSNLRMVTAAQGPLHRHLKSVYISGFSDVSGLAELAFYILENAIVLERMVVDPVAGMKEDLNTERFYSVSKAGSSEEFVLPTEGDRYCLEEMRLFAKMNLDREEFRHVLTVL, encoded by the exons ATGGATATTGACAAATCCATGACAGTTGGTGAGCTGTTGAACATGCACGCCAAGAAGCTGGAATTGCTCAACAGGAAATTCATCGACAATGTGGACAGTGTATTGCGCCCATTGTGGTCAACTTCCACTACATTGGATAAATTTGTTATCAAATTTGGTCTTCGCAGGGAGCATAAGCATTACATTGACAGATGGGTTAGCTTTTCCATCACGTCAAGGGCCAAACATATTGCTCTTGATTTCACGTCCGATGGGTCTAGCTGTGACTCTGGATTTGACAAGTACGTTTTTCCGCTCTGTGATCTCAGTGGCCCAAATGGCTCTTGTATCATGTCTCTTGATCTCGGCTATATATTTTTAAAGCTGCCCCCCAGTTTCTGTGGTATCACAAACCTTAAGAAACTCACACTAAAGATGGTGTCTATCAATGGTGGTGATCTCCAGCTCCTGTTGCTAAGTTGTGCTCTTCTCGAGAGTTTAAGCATTGAGATGTGCTCAGACTTGTCAAGTTTATGCGTACCACAGGAGCTGTCCCAGTTGCAGTACCTGCGTGTGCGCTATTGTGGCATGAAAATGTTAGAGTTGCATGCTCCGAATCTTACCAAATTTGAGTTCGACGACAGTCTCATGCATACTGTGCTCAGTGAATCCTCAAAGTTGTCAGAGGCAATTTTTGTGTCTAACCTAAGAGTGCTCAATGGTTATGATGATGTTTTGGATGATATCTTCACTGAGCTTCCAGCTGCTCTTCCTCATATGGACACACTACTTCTACTTTTGACTTCTTCTCAG GTGCAAAGATTCAGTAACACACGTGATAGCTTCATCTGTTTGAGGCATCTGAACATGAACCTTAATATCTCTCTGTATCCAGATGATGATAGTTGGGTTATGGGGTTTGTTAATCTCTTGGAGTTAGCACCTCTTTTAGAAGAACTAGAACTGCAT ATGGATCATTATGGACATTGCTCTTCTAATCTGAGGATGGTGACAGCGGCGCAAGGGCCTCTGCATCGTCACCTCAAGAGTGTCTACATTTCTGGATTTTCTGATGTATCAGGGCTAGCCGAGCTGGCGTTCTACATCCTTGAGAATGCTATTGTGCTTGAACGTATGGTAGTAGATCCTGTGGCAGGGATGAAGGAAGATCTGAACACCGAACGTTTCTATTCGGTCAGCAAGGCTGGTAGCAGCGAAGAGTTCGTTCTTCCAACCGAGGGTGATCGGTACTGTCTTGAGGAGATGCGATTGTTTGCGAAAATGAACCTTGACAGAGAGGAGTTTCGTCATGTCCTCACCGTGTTATGA
- the LOC124708063 gene encoding ribosome biogenesis protein NOP53-like, translated as MGKAAKGSRKGKKAWRANIRTDDIDEFYEKQTRDAHAGAAAIPSLPSDSLFFVDKPASASASASTSSAAADPAPQDVPVKRKIEKSREKVLYHESVLKRNQYVQPVPSSLVSKKDKKKFKKHAKKKELKESKEDKSVPMEEDSTEPNLDIWGGDGKGDALPKKGMKRLMKNRSTTSVIPAVEVEPPGCSFNPKFEDHQDSLAQAVADEMRKIYTKELGPKPVPLTVLGEAVAEEDKFFLDAADDGDGDAAEGDGDGVAAEGDGDQDADALAGERKTKTKRVTRVELNKRARRKERLKTEADAKKLEVLSKQIDSLPNIIAEIAKEDEEKEKMHTRRTLAKEERLKSAPRRLGRHKFEPAPVQVLLTEEISGSLRQLKGCCNLARDRYKSIEKRGMLAPNKKISKRRRR; from the exons ATGGGGAAGGCGGCCAAGGGCTCGCGGAAGGGGAAGAAGGCGTGGCGCGCCAACATCCggaccgacgacatcgacgagttCTACGAGAAGCAGACGCGCGACGcccacgccggcgccgccgccatcccctCCCTCCCGTCCGACTCCCTCTTCTTCGTCGACAAGCCcgcctctgcctctgcctctgcgtccacttcctccgccgccgccgacccggCACCCCAAG ATGTTCCTGTCAAAAGGAAGATTGAGAAGAGCAGGGAGAAGGTTCTTTACCACGAGAGCGTGTTAAAGCGGAACCAGTACGTGCAGCCAGTCCCGTCTTCTTTGGTGTcaaagaaggataagaagaagtTCAAGAAGCAcgcaaagaagaaggaattgaaGGAATCAAAGGAGGACAAAAGTGTTCCCATG GAGGAGGATTCAACCGAGCCAAACCTTGACATCTGGGGTGGAGATGGTAAAGGAGATGCTTTGCCTAAGAAGGGGATGAAAAGGCTTATGAAAAAT AGATCTACTACATCTGTTATTCCTGCGGTTGAAGTTGAGCCTCCAGGGTGTTCATTTAATCCTAAATTCGAAGACCATCAG GACTCTCTTGCTCAAGCTGTTGCTGATGAAATGCGTAAGATCTACACGAAAGAGTTAGGCCCCAAACCAGTGCCACTCACTGTTCTTGGTGAAGCAGTCGCTGAAGAAGAC AAATTTTTCCTTGATGCTGCtgatgatggcgatggagatgctgcagaaggtgatggagatggagTTGCTGCAGAAGGCGACGGAGATCAGGATGCTGATGCTCTTGCTGGGGAGAG GAAGACCAAAACAAAAAGAGTTACAAGAGTAGAACTGAACAAAAGAGCTCGTCGTAAGGAGAGGTTGAAGACAGAAGCAGATGCAAAGAAATTAGAAGTTCTTTCGAAGCAAATTGACAG CTTGCCTAATATAATAGCTGAGATAGCTAAAGAGGATGAGGAAAAGGAGAAAATGCACACGCGGCGAACCCTCGCTAAGGAGGAAAGACTTAAGTCAGCCCCACGCCGTCTGGGCAGACACAA ATTTGAACCAGCTCCAGTTCAAGTTCTGTTGACAGAGGAGATTAGTGGTTCTCTTAGACAGCTGAAG GGGTGCTGTAATCTAGCGAGGGATCGCTATAAGAGCATTGAAAAACGTGGCATGCTTGCACCAAACAAGAAAATAAG caagcgtcgtcgtcgctga
- the LOC124708102 gene encoding mitogen-activated protein kinase 14-like isoform X2 yields MDFFTEYGEGNRYKIEEVIGKGSYGVVCSALDTHTGEKVAIKKINDIFEHVSDATRILREIKLLRLLRHPDIVEIKHILLPPSRREFKDIYVVFELMESDLHQVIKANDDLTPEHYQFFLYQLLRGLKYIHTANVFHRDLKPKNILANADCKLKICDFGLARVAISDTPTAIFWTDYIATRWYRAPELCGSFFSKYTPAIDIWSIGCIFAELLTGKPLFPGKNVVHQLDIITDLLGTPSPETIARIRNEKARRYLSSMRRKKPIPFTQKFPNADPFALNLLERMLAFDPKDRPSAEEALADLYFKNIASVDREPSAQPITKLEFEFERRRITKDDIRELIYREILEYHPNMLREFLEGAEPTGFMYPSAVDHFKKQFTFLEEHYAKGSTAAPPDRQHTSLPRPSVIYSDNRPQGAANITDDLSRCIIRDNAQKAQKDPSVGASRFPQAAAAAARPGKVVGSVLRNGNCSTSGTDQYEQRRVARSPGIGPNGVPSGSSYPRRNNTCKSETGEPERINVSQAGPPKPYAGNKLPATVDGRNGHW; encoded by the exons ATGGATTTTTTCACCGAGTATGGTGAGGGAAACCGGTACAAGATAGAGGAAGTTATAGGAAAAGGGAGTTACGGCGTGGTATGCTCTGCTCTGGATACACACACGGGTGAGAAAGTTGCTATCAAGAAGATAAACGACATCTTTGAACACGTGTCTGATGCGACACGGATACTTCGTGAGATCAAGTTGCTTAGGCTCCTAAGGCATCCGGATATTGTGGAGATCAAACacattctactccctccgtcaagGAGAGAGTTCAAGGACATATATGTTGTTTTTGAACTCATGGAGTCTGATTTGCACCAAGTGATAAAGGCTAATGATGACTTGACTCCAGAACATTATCAGTTCTTCTTGTACCAGTTGCTCAGAGGGTTGAAGTACATACATACAG CAAATGTATTTCATCGAGATCTCAAACCAAAGAATATCTTGGCGAATGCTGATTGTAAGCTGAAAATATGTGATTTTGGCCTTGCAAGGGTAGCTATAAGTGATACTCCAACAGCCATCTTTTGGACG GATTATATTGCGACAAGGTGGTACCGAGCACCTGAACTGTGTGGATCTTTCTTCTCAAAG TACACACCAGCAATAGATATATGGAGCATTGGCTGTATATTTGCAGAACTTCTAACAGGAAAACCTCTTTTCCCTGGAAAAAATGTGGTGCATCAACTGGATATAATTACAGATCTCTTGGGAACGCCTTCTCCAGAAACAATAGCTAGG ATTCGAAATGAGAAGGCCAGGCGCTATCTGAGCAGTATGAGGCGGAAAAAGCCTATACCATTCACGCAGAAGTTTCCGAATGCAGATCCATTTGCACTAAATTTGTTAGAGAGAATGCTAGCATTTGATCCAAAGGACCGGCCAAGTGCTGAAGAG GCTCTTGCTGATCTTTATTTCAAGAACATAGCTAGTGTGGACAGAGAGCCTTCTGCACAGCCCATTACTAAGCTCGAATTTGAGTTTGAGAGGAGGAGAATTACGAAGGACGACATAAGAGAACTAATATACAGAGAAATTCTGGAATATCATCCAAACATGCTGAGGGAATTCCTTGAGGGCGCTGAGCCAACTGGCTTCATGTACCCAAG TGCAGTAGATCATTTTAAAAAGCAGTTCACATTCCTTGAAGAGCATTATGCGAAGGGATCAACAGCTGCACCGCCTGACAGGCAACATACTTCGTTACCAAG GCCGAGTGTTATCTATTCTGATAACCGGCCACAAGGTGCAGCAAACATCACtgatgatctttccaggtgcataATCAGAGATAATGCACAAAAAGCACAGAAAGATCCTTCAGTTGGTGCAAGCCGATTTCCTCAAG CTGCTGCTGCGGCTGCAAGGCCTGGTAAAGTGGTTGGTTCTGTGCTTCGTAACGGTAACTGTTCAACATCTGGTACCGATCAATATGAACAGCGAAGGGTTGCCAGAAGCCCAGGAATTGGTCCCAACGGTGTTCCTTCGGGCAGCTCATACCCAAGAAGGAACAACACCTGCAAGAGCGAAACAGGTGAACCTGAAAGGATCAACGTGAGCCAAGCTGGGCCACCGAAGCCATATGCAGGAAACAAACTACCTGCTACCGTCGATGGCCGCAACGGGCACTGGTAG